One stretch of Clavibacter michiganensis DNA includes these proteins:
- a CDS encoding crotonase/enoyl-CoA hydratase family protein has protein sequence MSDDARTASTARPEADEAPRVRVERRGHLLLIGLDRPAKRNAADMRMLRELASAYGLLDRDPELRVGVVHAFGDHFTGGLDLADVAPHIGRGPGGGLDSVPDDGVDPWRMADAGTGKPVVLAVQGTCLTLGIELALASDVVVAAAGTRFGQIEVARGILPFGGATLRFPAVAGWGDAMRWILTGDPFDAEEARRMRVVQLVVPDGEQLETAIGIADRIAAQAPLAVQATLRNARAAIRDGHGSAAAALPAELVRLAGSEDAARGMQAAASRRPAEFVGR, from the coding sequence GTGAGCGACGACGCCCGCACCGCATCCACCGCCCGCCCCGAGGCCGACGAGGCACCGCGCGTGCGCGTCGAGCGGCGAGGGCACCTGCTGCTGATCGGCCTCGACCGGCCGGCCAAGCGCAACGCCGCCGACATGCGGATGCTCCGCGAGCTCGCGAGCGCGTACGGCCTGCTCGACCGCGACCCGGAGCTGCGCGTCGGCGTCGTGCACGCGTTCGGCGACCACTTCACGGGCGGGCTCGACCTCGCGGACGTCGCCCCCCACATCGGCCGCGGCCCCGGCGGCGGCCTCGACTCGGTGCCGGATGACGGCGTCGACCCGTGGCGCATGGCGGACGCGGGCACGGGCAAGCCCGTCGTCCTCGCGGTGCAGGGCACGTGCCTCACGCTCGGGATCGAGCTGGCCCTCGCGAGCGACGTGGTGGTGGCGGCCGCGGGCACGCGGTTCGGGCAGATCGAGGTCGCGCGCGGGATCCTGCCCTTCGGCGGGGCGACACTCCGCTTCCCCGCGGTCGCGGGCTGGGGCGACGCCATGCGCTGGATCCTCACGGGCGACCCGTTCGACGCGGAGGAGGCCAGGCGGATGCGCGTCGTGCAGCTCGTGGTGCCCGACGGCGAGCAGCTCGAGACGGCGATCGGGATCGCCGACCGCATCGCCGCGCAGGCCCCGCTCGCCGTGCAGGCGACCCTCCGCAACGCCCGCGCCGCCATCCGCGACGGGCACGGATCCGCGGCCGCTGCCCTCCCCGCCGAGCTCGTGCGGCTCGCGGGATCCGAGGACGCGGCGCGCGGCATGCAGGCGGCGGCGAGCCGGCGTCCCGCGGAGTTCGTCGGCCGCTGA